One genomic region from Blastococcus sp. Marseille-P5729 encodes:
- a CDS encoding ABC transporter substrate-binding protein: MRTNTTTATISLAAAAVMLLAACSNKAADSGSGGDGDLKTDYGVTADEITLGVLTDTSGVFKAVGLNLTQGDQLWADKVNEAGGICGRDIKLALQDHGYKADNAVSLYEQGKQDIVGYVQLLGSPIVAALKSKVVSDEMLAVIGTNSSVLLDNDYLMMPGTGYDLEMINGLAWASEQGMLADGDKIGHVYIDSEYGQNGLLGSKHYAKQHGIEVVEVPVGAADTDMTATITKLKNDGVKLIALSLAPAGAASAALQNQVQGLNVPIIGNNPNFATALLSDASVVSAMENFHIAQGYETYSGESELSKEIQASFDERYPDEEPGYGIPPGYLGGLMWEAILNEACDNGDMTREGLLEARLSLDSVDAQGLSADMDLSNPGVPATRSVYIVKIDPDAPGGESIVEGPYVTDEAKEYETPYQQ, translated from the coding sequence ATGCGCACCAACACGACCACAGCCACCATCAGCCTGGCAGCGGCAGCGGTGATGCTGCTGGCCGCCTGCTCGAACAAGGCCGCCGACTCCGGTTCCGGAGGGGACGGCGATCTCAAGACCGACTACGGCGTCACGGCCGACGAGATCACTCTCGGGGTGCTCACCGACACCTCCGGCGTCTTCAAGGCTGTCGGGCTGAACCTCACCCAGGGGGACCAGCTGTGGGCGGACAAGGTCAACGAGGCGGGTGGCATCTGTGGCCGCGACATCAAGCTGGCCCTGCAGGACCACGGTTACAAGGCCGACAACGCGGTCTCGCTCTATGAGCAGGGCAAGCAGGACATCGTCGGCTATGTCCAGCTGCTCGGCTCGCCCATCGTGGCGGCGCTGAAGTCGAAGGTCGTCAGCGACGAGATGCTGGCGGTCATCGGCACGAACTCCTCGGTGCTGCTGGACAACGACTACCTGATGATGCCGGGGACCGGCTACGACCTCGAGATGATCAACGGGCTGGCATGGGCGAGCGAGCAGGGCATGCTCGCCGACGGCGACAAGATCGGCCATGTCTATATCGACTCGGAGTACGGCCAGAACGGGCTGCTGGGCTCGAAGCACTACGCGAAGCAGCACGGCATCGAGGTCGTCGAGGTACCCGTCGGGGCGGCCGACACCGACATGACCGCGACGATCACCAAGCTCAAGAACGACGGGGTCAAGCTGATCGCGCTGTCCCTCGCTCCAGCCGGTGCGGCATCGGCCGCGCTGCAGAACCAGGTGCAGGGGCTGAATGTGCCAATCATCGGCAACAACCCCAACTTCGCGACCGCACTGCTCAGCGACGCGTCGGTCGTGAGCGCGATGGAGAACTTCCACATCGCCCAGGGTTACGAGACCTACTCGGGTGAGAGCGAGCTGAGCAAGGAGATCCAGGCCTCCTTCGATGAGCGCTACCCGGACGAGGAGCCCGGCTACGGGATCCCGCCCGGTTACCTCGGCGGGCTGATGTGGGAGGCGATCCTCAACGAGGCATGCGACAACGGGGACATGACCCGCGAGGGTCTCCTGGAGGCGCGGCTGAGCCTGGACAGCGTCGATGCCCAGGGGCTGTCCGCGGACATGGACCTCAGCAACCCCGGCGTACCGGCCACCCGCTCGGTCTACATCGTGAAGATCGACCCGGACGCCCCGGGAGGCGAGTCGATCGTCGAAGGGCCTTACGTGACCGACGAGGCCAAGGAGTACGAGACGCCGTACCAGCAGTAA
- a CDS encoding 6-phosphofructokinase, translated as MPENSNPTRIGVLTSGGDAPGMNAALRAVVRSGLNAGAEVYAIYEGWQGAVTGGDYIKPMGWEDVSGILQRGGTVIGTARCAEFREVEGRRTAVRNLVNVGIDRLAVIGGDGSLRGADELREEWPQFIDELLAAGEISQETATRHPKLMLAGLVGSIDNDMVGTDMTIGADSALHRITDAIDAITSTAASHQRAFIIEVMGRDCGYLALMSALAGGADYVFIPELPPGPDWPEEMCSVIERARAAGRRDSIIVVAEGARDSSGEKITCDQVRSAVQDRLGQDARITDLGHVQRGGTPSAYDRWMASVVGVAATDELLSAGPDSEPGVIGVHHNQVVKRPLMQAVQQTRRIGELVSERRYEEAAEARGSSFARSMEIFHAISEAGPTVCPEGAAKRIGVIHAGGLAPGMNTAVWAAVRLGIDRGHQMVGINGGFPGFKRGRVADLEWGDVEGWVSRGGAELGTRRAIPTVDDLYEIGRTIENTRLDALLVIGGYAAYESVRLMVTERKRYPAFRIPIALLPASIDNNLPSWKMSIGADSALGVATEALDRVKQSASAHRRCFVVETMGRNCGFLAQMSGLAAGAERVYLNEDGIDIATLEEDIRQMRAAFEQGRRFYLVVRNEEANEYYTTDVLARLFEAESNDLYDVRSLIIGHVQEGPLPSPFDRMTAARLASGGIGFLTEQLEAGRSDVAFAGEADKSLVMLPLNELAAHIDENTRRPVDQWWHELRATAAKINERSFTDTPLGTAPGERLAQNGEGRKFRA; from the coding sequence GTGCCCGAGAACTCCAACCCCACCCGGATCGGCGTCCTGACCTCCGGTGGCGATGCGCCCGGCATGAACGCCGCACTGCGCGCCGTCGTCCGGTCGGGCTTGAACGCCGGCGCCGAAGTCTACGCGATCTACGAGGGCTGGCAAGGCGCGGTCACCGGTGGCGACTACATCAAGCCGATGGGCTGGGAGGATGTCTCCGGGATCCTGCAGCGCGGCGGGACGGTGATCGGAACCGCCCGGTGCGCCGAGTTCCGCGAGGTCGAGGGACGCCGCACCGCCGTCCGCAACCTGGTCAACGTCGGGATCGACCGCCTGGCGGTGATCGGCGGCGACGGCTCACTGCGCGGTGCGGACGAGCTGCGCGAGGAGTGGCCCCAGTTCATCGACGAGCTGCTCGCCGCCGGCGAGATCAGCCAGGAGACCGCCACGCGGCACCCGAAGCTCATGCTCGCGGGACTGGTCGGCTCGATCGACAACGACATGGTCGGCACCGACATGACCATCGGCGCCGACTCGGCGCTGCACCGCATCACGGACGCGATCGACGCGATCACCTCAACGGCGGCCAGCCACCAGCGGGCCTTCATCATCGAGGTGATGGGACGTGACTGCGGCTACCTCGCCCTGATGAGTGCACTGGCCGGCGGCGCGGACTACGTCTTCATCCCGGAGCTTCCGCCGGGTCCGGACTGGCCCGAGGAGATGTGCTCGGTGATCGAGCGCGCCCGTGCGGCCGGACGACGGGACTCGATCATCGTCGTGGCCGAGGGCGCCCGCGACTCCAGCGGCGAGAAGATCACCTGCGACCAGGTCCGTTCCGCGGTTCAGGATCGCCTCGGGCAGGACGCGCGGATCACCGATCTCGGCCACGTGCAGCGCGGCGGTACGCCGAGCGCATACGACCGGTGGATGGCCTCCGTGGTGGGCGTCGCGGCCACCGATGAGCTGCTCTCGGCGGGACCGGACAGCGAGCCGGGCGTGATCGGCGTCCACCACAACCAGGTCGTGAAGCGCCCCCTGATGCAGGCGGTGCAGCAGACCCGCAGGATCGGCGAGCTGGTCAGCGAGCGACGCTACGAGGAGGCGGCGGAGGCCCGCGGGTCGAGCTTCGCGCGGTCGATGGAGATCTTCCACGCGATCTCCGAGGCCGGGCCCACGGTCTGCCCCGAGGGCGCCGCGAAGCGGATCGGCGTCATCCACGCCGGCGGTCTGGCTCCCGGCATGAACACCGCGGTGTGGGCCGCCGTCCGGCTCGGTATCGACCGCGGCCACCAGATGGTCGGGATCAACGGCGGCTTCCCCGGGTTCAAGCGGGGCCGGGTCGCCGACCTCGAATGGGGCGACGTGGAGGGATGGGTCAGCCGCGGCGGCGCCGAGCTCGGCACCCGCCGCGCGATCCCGACCGTCGACGATCTCTACGAGATCGGCCGCACGATCGAGAACACCCGGCTCGACGCGCTGCTGGTGATCGGCGGGTACGCAGCCTACGAGTCGGTGCGCCTGATGGTCACCGAGCGCAAGCGCTACCCGGCCTTCCGGATCCCGATCGCGCTGCTGCCGGCGAGCATCGACAACAACCTGCCGAGCTGGAAGATGTCGATCGGCGCCGACTCCGCGCTCGGCGTCGCGACTGAGGCGCTGGACCGGGTGAAGCAGTCGGCGTCCGCCCATCGACGCTGCTTCGTGGTCGAGACGATGGGCCGCAACTGTGGATTCCTGGCGCAGATGAGCGGCTTGGCGGCCGGCGCCGAGCGCGTCTACCTCAACGAGGACGGCATCGACATCGCCACCCTCGAGGAAGACATCCGCCAGATGCGGGCCGCTTTCGAGCAGGGCCGCCGCTTCTACCTCGTCGTCCGCAACGAGGAGGCGAACGAGTACTACACGACCGACGTCCTGGCGCGGCTGTTCGAGGCCGAGAGCAACGACCTGTACGACGTCCGCAGCCTGATCATCGGGCACGTGCAGGAGGGGCCGCTCCCGAGCCCCTTCGACCGGATGACGGCCGCGCGCCTCGCCTCCGGCGGGATCGGCTTCCTCACTGAGCAGCTGGAGGCCGGCCGCTCGGACGTCGCCTTCGCTGGCGAGGCCGACAAGAGCCTGGTGATGCTTCCGCTCAACGAGCTCGCCGCACACATCGACGAGAACACGCGGCGCCCGGTGGACCAGTGGTGGCACGAGCTGCGGGCCACCGCGGCGAAGATCAACGAGCGCAGCTTCACCGACACCCCATTGGGCACCGCACCTGGCGAGCGGTTGGCCCAGAACGGCGAGGGCAGGAAGTTCCGAGCCTGA
- a CDS encoding type II toxin-antitoxin system RelE/ParE family toxin yields the protein MSASVHWSPRAVRDLARLPLRVAAAVATYVDERLATNPLRLSKPLAGDLDGVRSARNGDYRVLFDYDEETESILIVRVGHRAHVYRT from the coding sequence ATGAGCGCCTCGGTCCATTGGTCGCCCCGGGCTGTTCGCGACCTGGCGCGGTTGCCGCTACGTGTGGCGGCCGCGGTCGCGACCTATGTGGACGAGCGGCTCGCGACCAACCCCCTGCGGCTCAGCAAGCCCCTTGCGGGCGATCTCGACGGGGTGCGCTCTGCGAGGAACGGCGACTACCGGGTGCTGTTCGATTACGACGAGGAGACCGAGAGCATCTTGATCGTGCGCGTCGGTCACAGAGCGCACGTGTACCGGACCTGA
- a CDS encoding type II toxin-antitoxin system Phd/YefM family antitoxin, translated as MRTVPLSEAKDKLSGLVEDVDSTHEIVTITRHGRPAAVLMSADDLESLHETLYWLSQPGVRADVDEARAAHARGESLSSADLRGQLGLPS; from the coding sequence ATGAGGACAGTGCCATTGTCGGAAGCCAAGGACAAGCTTTCGGGTCTGGTCGAGGACGTAGATAGTACGCACGAGATCGTGACGATCACTCGTCATGGTCGGCCGGCTGCTGTGCTGATGTCCGCTGATGACCTGGAGTCACTGCACGAGACGCTGTACTGGCTCTCACAGCCTGGAGTGCGTGCCGACGTCGACGAGGCGCGAGCCGCCCATGCTCGAGGTGAATCGCTCTCGAGCGCGGACCTGCGAGGACAGCTGGGGTTGCCGAGCTGA
- a CDS encoding type II toxin-antitoxin system PemK/MazF family toxin: MMTTTLKPAHGMRPPLTGSTMPELVCGQVVWVNLNPVVGSEQAGHRPAVVVSSDEYLAAIPNVVIVLPITTRDRGLPNHVRLRGSTGLDEACFAMTEQPRTIDRRRITDTAGEVDRGSLRELRLCLARFLGIDHD; this comes from the coding sequence ATGATGACTACGACGCTGAAACCAGCGCATGGGATGCGACCGCCGCTGACGGGCTCGACCATGCCTGAGCTTGTCTGTGGACAGGTCGTGTGGGTGAATTTGAATCCAGTCGTGGGCTCTGAGCAAGCCGGCCACCGACCCGCGGTCGTCGTCTCCTCGGACGAGTACCTTGCCGCGATCCCGAACGTGGTGATCGTTCTGCCGATCACCACCCGCGACCGCGGACTGCCCAACCATGTGCGGTTGCGCGGCAGCACCGGGCTGGACGAAGCCTGCTTCGCGATGACCGAACAACCGCGCACCATCGACCGGCGGCGGATCACCGACACCGCGGGGGAGGTCGATCGCGGTTCGCTGCGCGAACTGCGGCTATGTCTTGCTCGATTCCTAGGAATTGACCACGACTGA
- a CDS encoding toxin-antitoxin system protein translates to MAATTTIKVSTHVRDRLNSAASARGVTPGRLVEELIADYERARWFEAIRARYDAMPADDDYDAETSAWDATAADGLDHA, encoded by the coding sequence ATGGCGGCTACCACGACAATCAAGGTCTCGACTCATGTGCGCGACCGGCTGAACTCAGCAGCATCGGCCCGCGGCGTCACGCCTGGCAGGCTTGTCGAGGAACTCATCGCCGATTACGAGCGCGCGCGGTGGTTCGAGGCAATCCGAGCCCGATACGACGCCATGCCGGCTGATGATGACTACGACGCTGAAACCAGCGCATGGGATGCGACCGCCGCTGACGGGCTCGACCATGCCTGA
- the lpdA gene encoding dihydrolipoyl dehydrogenase, protein MADFDVVVLGAGPGGYVAAIRASQLGLKAAVVELKYWGGVCLNVGCIPSKALLRNAELSHLLQHEKDKFGITGDASMEYGPTHARSRQVSAEIVKGVHFLMKKNKITEIDGWGTITSPTSMDVKLNDGETKQITFDNLIIATGATTRLIPGTELSERVVTYEEQILDDQLPESIIIAGSGAIGVEFAYVMKNFGVDVTIVEFLDRMVPTEDAEISKELAKHYKKLGVKVMLGTKVESIDDSGDKVKVTVSPAEGGDQQVLEADKVLQAIGFAPRLEGYGLESIGVETTDRGAIKVDERGRTNVDNVYAIGDVTGKMMLAHVAEAMGVVAAETIANAETIEIDFDMIPRATYCQPQIGSFGYSEEQAKDKGFDVKTAKFPFSANGKAKGLGDTVGFVKVVADAKHNEILGAHMIGPDVTELLPALTPAQKWDLTADEVARNVFAHPTLSEAVKEAVEGIAGHMINF, encoded by the coding sequence ATGGCTGACTTTGATGTAGTTGTTCTGGGTGCTGGTCCCGGTGGATACGTCGCTGCGATCCGCGCATCGCAGCTGGGCCTGAAGGCCGCCGTCGTCGAACTGAAGTACTGGGGCGGCGTGTGCCTCAACGTCGGCTGCATCCCCTCGAAAGCACTGCTGCGCAACGCCGAGCTCTCGCATCTGCTGCAGCACGAGAAGGACAAGTTCGGCATCACCGGCGATGCGTCCATGGAGTACGGCCCGACCCATGCCCGCTCCCGCCAGGTCTCCGCGGAGATCGTCAAGGGCGTGCACTTCCTGATGAAGAAGAACAAGATCACCGAGATCGACGGCTGGGGCACGATCACCTCCCCCACGTCGATGGACGTCAAACTGAACGACGGTGAGACCAAGCAGATCACCTTCGACAACCTCATCATCGCCACCGGCGCGACCACTCGGCTGATCCCGGGCACCGAGCTGTCCGAGCGGGTCGTCACCTACGAGGAGCAGATCCTCGACGACCAGCTCCCCGAGTCGATCATCATCGCCGGGTCCGGCGCCATCGGCGTCGAGTTCGCCTACGTCATGAAGAACTTCGGCGTCGACGTCACGATCGTCGAGTTCCTTGACCGCATGGTCCCCACCGAGGACGCCGAGATCTCCAAGGAGCTCGCCAAGCACTACAAGAAGCTCGGCGTGAAGGTCATGCTCGGCACCAAGGTGGAGTCGATCGACGACTCCGGGGACAAGGTCAAGGTCACCGTCTCCCCCGCCGAGGGCGGCGATCAGCAGGTGCTGGAGGCCGACAAGGTGCTCCAGGCCATCGGGTTCGCGCCGCGCCTGGAGGGTTACGGCCTGGAGTCGATCGGCGTCGAGACCACCGACCGCGGCGCGATCAAGGTCGACGAGCGGGGCCGCACGAACGTCGACAATGTCTACGCGATCGGCGACGTGACCGGCAAGATGATGCTCGCGCACGTCGCCGAGGCGATGGGCGTCGTGGCCGCCGAGACCATCGCGAACGCCGAGACCATCGAGATCGACTTCGACATGATCCCGCGGGCTACCTACTGCCAGCCGCAGATCGGCTCGTTCGGCTACAGCGAGGAGCAGGCCAAGGACAAGGGCTTCGACGTGAAGACCGCGAAGTTCCCCTTCTCGGCCAACGGCAAGGCCAAGGGCCTGGGCGACACCGTCGGCTTCGTGAAGGTCGTCGCCGACGCCAAGCACAACGAGATCCTCGGCGCGCACATGATCGGCCCCGACGTCACCGAGCTGCTGCCGGCGCTGACGCCCGCCCAGAAGTGGGATCTCACCGCCGATGAGGTCGCCCGCAACGTCTTCGCCCACCCGACCCTGTCTGAGGCCGTGAAGGAGGCCGTCGAGGGCATCGCCGGCCACATGATCAACTTCTAG
- a CDS encoding Sir2 family NAD-dependent protein deacetylase, with translation MMLTPADGLRWLIDEIGNGGVAVLCGAGLSTDSGIPDYRGPTSRPRRQITLQEFSRSAAFRQRYWARSYVGFEKFEVAGPNAGHRALADLQQHGYVGGIITQNVDGLQQEAGSVGVIDLHGRIDEVICMDCRQVTTREALQARLAEANPGFLEVHDGAIAPDGDADIESTEGFTVVDCLVCGGRLKPHVVMFGETVLPEKVQASYDVVDAAEMLLVVGSSLQVQSGLRFVRRAHGAKPIAIINRGHTRGDSMADLRLDAGVSETLSAIADALPSHH, from the coding sequence ATGATGCTCACCCCCGCCGACGGCTTGCGGTGGCTCATCGACGAGATCGGCAACGGCGGGGTGGCGGTCCTCTGCGGTGCGGGACTGTCCACGGACAGCGGTATCCCAGACTACCGGGGTCCGACGTCACGACCGCGACGTCAGATCACCCTGCAGGAGTTCAGCCGGTCCGCCGCGTTCCGGCAGCGCTACTGGGCCCGATCCTACGTGGGCTTCGAGAAGTTCGAGGTGGCCGGGCCCAATGCCGGGCACCGCGCGCTGGCTGACCTGCAGCAGCACGGGTACGTCGGCGGCATCATCACCCAGAACGTCGACGGTCTGCAGCAGGAGGCCGGGTCGGTGGGCGTTATCGATCTGCACGGCCGCATCGACGAGGTGATCTGCATGGACTGCCGGCAGGTCACGACTCGCGAAGCACTGCAGGCCCGGCTCGCCGAGGCCAACCCGGGGTTCCTGGAGGTCCACGACGGTGCGATCGCACCCGACGGCGATGCCGACATCGAGAGCACCGAGGGCTTCACCGTCGTCGACTGCTTGGTGTGCGGCGGCCGCTTGAAGCCGCACGTGGTGATGTTCGGCGAGACCGTTCTGCCGGAGAAGGTGCAGGCCAGCTACGACGTGGTGGACGCCGCGGAGATGCTGCTGGTCGTGGGATCGAGCCTGCAGGTGCAGAGCGGGCTGCGGTTCGTCAGGCGGGCGCACGGCGCGAAGCCGATCGCGATCATCAACCGCGGCCACACCCGGGGCGACTCGATGGCCGACCTGCGGCTGGACGCCGGAGTCAGCGAGACGCTGTCCGCGATCGCCGACGCGCTTCCCAGTCATCACTGA
- a CDS encoding bifunctional [glutamine synthetase] adenylyltransferase/[glutamine synthetase]-adenylyl-L-tyrosine phosphorylase, which produces MSSSGPRRAVDTGRQRRKPIARLDFTDPDRATRFLGPLGLVTEDGGFADAAAERIVRLVSDAADPDQAALLLARLAEAAGNEELIPTLRSDAEVARRVVAVLGSSRALGEWMCANSGQWELLRDRPESFKELLDGIASSVGADLDRPYTGESGQLATTTGSEAIRLLRTAYRRALLDVASRDLVGELSVESAADHLSEMAGALIQTALAVAAAELEERAAGVRLAVIGMGKCGAHELNYISDVDVIYVGEPVGETSEDVAMRNGATWASAMMRICKEIAWEVDAALRPEGKAGALIRTLDGHRSYYKRWARTWEFQALLKARPIAGDPALGAQYMEEIAAQCWQAAERDGFVEDVQAMRRRVEENIPDKFADRELKLGPGGLRDIEFSVQILQMVHGRADEKIREPATLEALSALTAGGYVGREDGRKLADSYRFLRTLEHRVMLTQLRRTHLLPENPDELLALARSLQYEGDPVKALLADRERHAREVRRLHEKLFYRPLLSSVAAVPGDALRLTTEAAVQRLRALGFERPEGVLKHVEALTTGTSRTAALQRIVLPAILSMFADAPDPDGGVLAYRQVSEQLGRTPWYLRLLRDTGAVSGRLAKVLGSSKYVAGLLGRAPEAIQMFAESSQLEPRMETAIEMKMFAAAGRAGTPEEAIAAIRSIRRHELVRISSADILHRADILHVGSALTALTDATIRAALSVAAKEVGLERGIGMGDFPCDLAVIGMGRYGGAELGYGSDADVMYVYDVRPGADADEARGIALQTIELMISLLAKPGADPAVGLDADLRPEGRNGALVRSLDGYREYYERWSQPWEMQALLRARPAAGDVVLGARFIQLINPIRYPEGGLSPEQLIEIRRIKARVDTERLPRGADPKRHLKLGRGGLSDIEWTVQLLQLQHGHDHPQLHTTSTLPALRGAVEAGLISSDDAVALAESWRLVSLCRAANMLAKGKASDELPRPPKDLVGVARLAQYPDSVTSEEFLDDYARKTRRARQVAERLFYGE; this is translated from the coding sequence ATGAGCTCGTCCGGGCCGCGGCGGGCAGTCGACACTGGACGACAGCGCCGCAAGCCGATCGCCCGCCTGGACTTCACCGATCCCGATCGCGCCACGCGATTCCTGGGGCCGCTCGGGCTGGTGACCGAGGACGGCGGGTTCGCCGATGCCGCTGCCGAGCGGATCGTCCGGCTCGTGTCGGACGCCGCCGACCCCGACCAGGCCGCGCTGCTGCTGGCCCGGCTGGCCGAGGCCGCCGGCAACGAGGAGCTGATCCCGACACTGCGCTCCGATGCGGAGGTCGCCCGCCGGGTCGTCGCCGTCCTCGGGAGCTCGCGCGCCCTGGGCGAGTGGATGTGCGCCAACAGCGGGCAGTGGGAGCTGCTGCGGGACCGCCCTGAGTCCTTCAAGGAGCTGCTCGACGGGATCGCCAGCTCGGTCGGGGCCGACCTCGATCGCCCGTATACCGGCGAAAGTGGTCAGCTCGCGACGACGACCGGATCAGAGGCAATCCGGTTGCTGCGCACGGCCTACCGGCGTGCACTGCTGGACGTCGCGAGCCGCGACCTGGTCGGTGAGCTCAGCGTCGAGAGTGCTGCCGACCACCTTTCCGAGATGGCCGGTGCGCTCATCCAGACCGCTCTGGCAGTCGCGGCCGCCGAGCTCGAGGAGCGTGCGGCCGGCGTCCGCCTCGCCGTCATCGGCATGGGCAAATGCGGCGCGCACGAGCTGAACTACATCTCGGACGTGGACGTGATCTACGTCGGGGAGCCGGTGGGGGAGACCTCCGAGGACGTCGCGATGCGCAACGGCGCGACCTGGGCCTCGGCCATGATGCGCATCTGCAAGGAGATCGCGTGGGAGGTCGACGCCGCGCTGCGTCCCGAAGGCAAGGCGGGAGCGCTGATCCGCACCCTCGACGGCCATCGCTCGTACTACAAGCGGTGGGCGCGCACCTGGGAGTTCCAGGCGCTGCTGAAGGCGCGGCCCATCGCCGGGGACCCGGCACTGGGGGCCCAGTACATGGAGGAGATCGCAGCGCAGTGCTGGCAGGCAGCCGAGCGGGACGGGTTCGTCGAGGACGTCCAGGCGATGCGTCGACGGGTCGAGGAGAACATCCCCGACAAGTTCGCCGACCGGGAGCTGAAGCTGGGACCGGGTGGGCTGCGGGACATCGAGTTCTCGGTGCAGATTCTGCAGATGGTCCACGGGCGGGCCGATGAGAAGATCCGGGAGCCGGCGACCCTCGAGGCGCTGTCTGCGCTGACCGCCGGCGGGTACGTCGGGCGCGAGGACGGACGTAAGCTCGCCGACTCCTACCGCTTCCTGCGCACCCTCGAGCACCGCGTGATGCTCACCCAGCTACGGCGCACCCACCTGCTGCCGGAGAACCCGGACGAGCTGCTCGCGCTGGCGCGTTCGCTGCAGTACGAGGGCGATCCGGTCAAGGCGCTGCTGGCCGACCGGGAGCGCCATGCCCGCGAGGTGCGAAGGCTGCACGAGAAGCTGTTCTACCGGCCGCTGCTGTCCTCGGTCGCCGCGGTGCCCGGAGACGCGCTGCGGCTCACGACAGAGGCGGCAGTGCAGCGGCTGCGAGCGCTGGGCTTCGAGCGGCCTGAGGGAGTGCTCAAGCACGTCGAGGCACTGACCACCGGCACCAGCCGGACCGCGGCACTGCAGCGCATCGTGCTACCCGCGATCCTGTCGATGTTTGCCGATGCCCCCGACCCGGACGGCGGCGTCCTCGCCTACCGCCAGGTCTCCGAGCAGTTGGGCCGCACCCCGTGGTATCTACGGCTGCTGCGCGACACCGGTGCCGTCAGCGGCCGGCTGGCGAAGGTGCTGGGATCGAGCAAGTACGTCGCCGGCCTGCTCGGGCGCGCTCCCGAGGCGATTCAGATGTTCGCCGAGTCCTCGCAGCTCGAGCCGCGGATGGAGACTGCGATCGAGATGAAGATGTTCGCGGCTGCCGGCAGGGCGGGCACCCCCGAAGAGGCGATCGCGGCCATCCGGTCGATCCGCAGGCATGAGCTCGTGCGGATCTCCTCGGCCGACATCCTGCACCGCGCCGACATCCTGCACGTCGGCAGCGCGCTGACCGCGCTCACCGACGCGACAATCCGGGCGGCCCTGTCGGTGGCGGCAAAGGAAGTCGGCCTGGAGCGCGGCATCGGCATGGGTGACTTCCCCTGCGACCTGGCCGTCATTGGCATGGGCCGCTACGGAGGCGCCGAGCTCGGGTACGGCTCGGACGCCGATGTCATGTATGTCTACGATGTACGGCCGGGCGCCGACGCGGACGAGGCTCGCGGGATCGCGCTGCAGACGATCGAGCTGATGATCAGTCTGCTGGCCAAGCCCGGCGCGGACCCGGCGGTCGGCCTGGATGCCGACCTACGCCCAGAAGGACGAAATGGCGCGCTCGTCCGCTCGCTCGACGGGTATCGGGAGTACTACGAGCGGTGGAGCCAGCCATGGGAGATGCAGGCGCTACTGCGAGCCCGGCCGGCGGCGGGGGACGTCGTCCTCGGAGCGCGGTTCATCCAGCTGATCAACCCGATCCGCTACCCAGAAGGGGGACTGAGCCCTGAGCAGCTGATCGAGATCCGGCGGATCAAGGCGCGGGTCGACACCGAGCGGTTGCCTCGCGGCGCCGACCCGAAGCGCCATCTCAAGCTCGGGCGCGGCGGGCTGTCCGACATCGAGTGGACGGTCCAGCTGCTGCAGCTGCAGCACGGCCACGATCACCCCCAGCTGCACACGACCTCGACGCTCCCCGCGCTGCGCGGGGCCGTCGAGGCGGGCCTGATCAGCAGTGACGACGCGGTGGCGCTGGCCGAGTCGTGGCGACTGGTGTCGCTGTGCCGCGCCGCCAACATGCTGGCCAAGGGCAAGGCATCGGACGAGCTGCCGCGGCCCCCAAAGGACCTCGTCGGCGTGGCGCGGCTCGCGCAGTATCCTGACTCGGTCACCAGCGAAGAGTTCCTGGACGACTACGCGCGCAAGACCCGCCGCGCCCGTCAGGTGGCCGAGCGCCTCTTCTATGGGGAATAG